A single Filimonas effusa DNA region contains:
- a CDS encoding family 43 glycosylhydrolase — protein MNKLLKYLLCLFIIPFSYLISQAQRITNRSYNAYLFVYFTGNEKAEEAVHFALSTDGYKYIALNNNKPVIASDSISSTGGIRDPHILRGEDGKTFYMVATDMVSAKGWNSNRAMVLLKSTDLIHWSHAVVNIEKQYPRKEQLERVWAPQTIYDRKANKYMIYWSMKYDNGPDQIMYAYANKDFTALETPPRLLFRNGDTFCIDADIIEKNGQFHLFVKTEGKGSGIKQAISSTLTSGYVLQDDYLQQTDQAVEGSSVFPLNDGSGYILMYDMYSSGKYQFTFSKDLKKFELADQQVFMDFHPRHGTVIPITAGEAEKLTSRWLSSKSILSNPLSKTIKTANIFFDTSNAVLMLPLKPDTKASHFNPEFLQLPGATINPAGFQDFSKGPVSYKISIKGQQPVRFTVKATHYNNPVLNGFYADPEVLYAQKTGRYYIYPTSDGFTGWSGNYFKAFSSPDLVHWKDEGTILKLGKDVSWADRNAWAPCIEEKKINGVYRYFYYFCAAQKIGVAVASDPAGPFQDIGRPLVKDLPAGVKGGQQIDPDVFTDPVSGKSYLYWGNGYMAGAELNSDMTSLKDSTVVMTPDNSFREGVYVFYRNGRYYFLWSENDTRDADYGVRYGYSTSPLGKITIPKHNSVITKNSSKGIYGTGHNSVLNIPGTDEWYIVYHRFNYPKGIHWGEAAGYNREVCIDRMTFTEDGFIEEVTPTHEGIGERH, from the coding sequence ATGAACAAATTGTTGAAATACCTGCTGTGCCTGTTCATCATTCCTTTCAGCTACCTGATAAGCCAGGCTCAGCGCATTACCAACAGGTCTTATAATGCCTATTTATTCGTCTATTTTACAGGCAATGAAAAAGCTGAAGAAGCAGTACACTTTGCACTCAGTACAGACGGATATAAATATATAGCACTCAACAACAATAAGCCTGTTATTGCATCCGATTCCATTAGTTCTACCGGCGGTATCCGTGATCCTCATATCCTAAGAGGAGAAGATGGCAAAACCTTTTACATGGTAGCTACAGATATGGTATCGGCGAAAGGGTGGAATTCCAACCGCGCAATGGTACTTCTTAAATCGACAGACCTTATTCATTGGAGTCATGCTGTGGTGAACATCGAAAAGCAATATCCCCGGAAAGAACAACTGGAAAGAGTTTGGGCGCCACAAACAATTTATGACAGAAAAGCAAACAAATACATGATTTATTGGTCTATGAAATACGACAACGGACCGGACCAAATCATGTATGCCTACGCCAACAAAGATTTCACAGCGCTTGAGACCCCACCCAGGCTACTGTTCCGAAATGGCGACACATTTTGTATCGACGCTGATATTATTGAAAAAAATGGTCAATTTCACTTATTCGTTAAAACCGAAGGAAAAGGAAGCGGCATAAAGCAAGCTATCTCATCAACGCTAACAAGCGGATATGTACTCCAGGATGATTACCTGCAACAAACCGATCAAGCCGTGGAAGGGTCTTCTGTTTTTCCACTAAATGATGGATCAGGATATATTCTTATGTACGACATGTACAGCTCCGGGAAATACCAATTTACTTTCAGTAAAGACCTAAAGAAATTTGAGCTGGCCGACCAGCAGGTGTTTATGGATTTTCATCCACGTCACGGCACAGTTATTCCCATAACGGCCGGTGAGGCAGAAAAACTAACTTCCCGCTGGTTAAGCAGCAAAAGCATTCTATCGAATCCCCTGTCCAAAACAATTAAAACGGCCAATATATTCTTCGATACCTCCAACGCGGTACTAATGCTACCACTGAAGCCGGATACAAAAGCCAGCCACTTCAACCCCGAGTTTCTCCAACTTCCCGGAGCGACTATCAACCCCGCAGGTTTCCAGGATTTTTCAAAAGGCCCGGTATCGTATAAAATCAGTATCAAAGGGCAGCAACCAGTTAGATTTACGGTTAAGGCAACACACTATAACAACCCTGTTTTAAATGGTTTTTATGCCGATCCTGAAGTATTGTATGCGCAGAAAACAGGACGATACTACATTTATCCTACCAGCGATGGCTTCACGGGCTGGTCGGGAAATTATTTTAAAGCATTCTCTTCTCCGGATCTCGTGCATTGGAAAGATGAAGGAACCATACTAAAACTGGGCAAAGATGTTTCATGGGCAGACAGGAATGCCTGGGCTCCCTGCATCGAGGAAAAAAAGATCAACGGCGTATACAGGTATTTTTATTATTTCTGTGCTGCTCAGAAAATAGGTGTAGCAGTTGCCAGCGATCCAGCCGGTCCCTTCCAGGATATAGGCAGGCCGCTGGTAAAAGACCTGCCTGCAGGTGTCAAGGGTGGTCAGCAGATTGACCCAGACGTATTTACAGACCCGGTTTCAGGCAAATCTTATCTGTACTGGGGAAATGGATATATGGCAGGCGCTGAACTCAACAGCGATATGACCAGCCTGAAAGACAGTACCGTAGTTATGACACCTGACAACAGCTTCCGGGAAGGCGTTTATGTCTTTTATAGAAACGGACGTTACTATTTTCTTTGGTCGGAGAATGATACCCGCGATGCGGACTATGGGGTACGTTATGGTTATTCGACATCGCCGCTGGGAAAAATTACGATACCAAAACATAACAGCGTCATCACAAAGAATAGCAGCAAAGGCATTTATGGTACAGGCCATAACTCCGTATTAAACATTCCCGGTACAGATGAATGGTACATCGTTTATCACCGTTTTAATTATCCCAAAGGCATTCACTGGGGAGAAGCGGCAGGATATAACAGGGAGGTATGTATTGACCGGATGACCTTTACAGAAGACGGGTTTATCGAGGAAGTAACACCTACCCATGAGGGGATAGGAGAAAGACATTAA
- a CDS encoding L-rhamnose mutarotase — MQRFCYAADLKDDDNLIEEYERWHRSENSWPEINESITGSGITRMEIYRVGNRLFMIVEADDDFDPRKKEDMDATNPIVQRWENLMWQYQQPLPWAAIGEKWVKMEKIFDLQATSSITN, encoded by the coding sequence ATGCAAAGATTTTGTTACGCTGCCGATTTGAAAGATGACGATAATTTGATAGAAGAATATGAGCGCTGGCATCGCAGCGAAAATTCATGGCCTGAGATAAACGAAAGCATCACCGGATCGGGCATTACCCGAATGGAAATTTACAGAGTCGGGAATCGCTTATTCATGATTGTGGAGGCAGACGATGATTTTGATCCACGAAAAAAAGAGGATATGGATGCCACTAATCCCATTGTACAACGTTGGGAAAATTTAATGTGGCAATACCAGCAGCCACTTCCCTGGGCGGCTATCGGTGAAAAATGGGTTAAAATGGAAAAAATATTTGATCTGCAGGCAACATCATCAATAACGAACTGA
- a CDS encoding RagB/SusD family nutrient uptake outer membrane protein — protein sequence MKKSIINKQLFASFAIAATILTGCSKDYFDKQPLDAISDATFWKTEKDADLALTGCYNIGAGWAGESFWMPRGVLYLDLMAGLGSEKELIPDHMTDGTLTPSYWVAGAYWGNAYNKIATCNNFLGNIANITMNDNKKAMLTAEVRTIRAYELFNLALYYGAVPMPTRVLSIAEANSISRTPQAEVWAFVEKELTESYPNLPVTRVSAERGRICAGAALAILGRVQMAGKKWAAAAATYKKVIDGGAYSIDQAGFRQLFMQTGENSNEIILAAQFLEDTYGHVLLQYLYPETWGGWHQFSVYNELVQTFECKDGQTIQASPLYNSNTPYDNRDPRMDYTVMINNRTTFKGTLFVSTPGSSSPDRMNKYNWSGYCINKFMDSSFSGNLMNYGGNFTLIRYAEVLLSYLECKMEAGDAIDQALLDQTINKVRGRATVNMPAVTATSAATLRPIVRRERVAELAFEGIHYFDILRWGTAATELNRQFTGMKLTNSPSTYTDYPVDANGFFIYQKRNFVTGKNELWPVPQSERDINKNLTQNPNY from the coding sequence GTGAAAAAGTCAATTATAAACAAGCAGCTATTCGCCTCTTTTGCCATTGCTGCTACGATATTAACAGGCTGTAGCAAAGACTATTTCGACAAGCAGCCACTGGATGCCATATCGGACGCCACTTTCTGGAAAACAGAAAAAGACGCAGACCTGGCTCTCACGGGATGTTACAATATAGGAGCCGGATGGGCCGGAGAAAGTTTCTGGATGCCGAGAGGCGTACTTTATCTTGACCTGATGGCCGGTTTGGGTTCTGAAAAGGAACTGATCCCGGATCATATGACCGACGGCACCTTAACACCATCCTATTGGGTAGCAGGCGCCTACTGGGGTAATGCCTATAACAAGATCGCCACCTGCAATAATTTCCTGGGCAACATTGCAAACATTACGATGAATGATAACAAAAAGGCGATGCTGACTGCAGAAGTTCGTACGATAAGGGCTTACGAATTATTCAATCTTGCTCTTTACTATGGTGCTGTGCCAATGCCAACACGCGTGCTGAGCATCGCTGAAGCAAATTCTATAAGCCGTACCCCCCAGGCTGAAGTATGGGCTTTTGTGGAGAAGGAACTTACCGAGAGTTATCCCAATCTTCCTGTAACGCGGGTAAGTGCAGAACGCGGAAGGATTTGTGCAGGTGCCGCCCTGGCAATATTAGGCAGAGTGCAGATGGCCGGGAAAAAATGGGCAGCGGCAGCGGCCACGTATAAAAAAGTTATCGATGGTGGCGCCTATAGTATTGACCAGGCAGGCTTCAGGCAATTATTCATGCAAACAGGTGAAAACAGCAATGAAATTATACTGGCGGCGCAGTTCCTGGAAGATACCTATGGTCATGTACTACTACAATACCTATATCCAGAAACCTGGGGTGGCTGGCACCAGTTCTCCGTTTACAATGAATTAGTTCAGACTTTTGAATGTAAAGACGGGCAAACAATTCAGGCATCACCGCTTTACAATTCCAATACTCCATATGACAACAGAGATCCGAGAATGGATTATACCGTGATGATCAATAACCGGACAACCTTTAAAGGAACACTGTTCGTATCCACTCCGGGATCCAGTTCTCCCGACAGAATGAATAAATACAACTGGAGCGGCTATTGTATCAACAAATTCATGGATAGTAGTTTCTCCGGCAACCTGATGAATTATGGTGGCAACTTTACACTTATCAGGTATGCAGAAGTACTGCTCAGTTATCTTGAATGTAAGATGGAAGCGGGTGATGCGATTGACCAGGCACTTCTCGATCAAACCATCAACAAAGTAAGAGGCAGGGCTACGGTAAACATGCCCGCCGTAACGGCAACCAGTGCTGCCACACTCCGCCCGATTGTAAGGCGGGAAAGAGTAGCGGAACTTGCTTTTGAAGGCATTCACTATTTCGACATACTCCGCTGGGGCACTGCCGCAACAGAGCTGAACCGGCAGTTTACCGGCATGAAGTTAACCAATAGTCCTTCGACTTATACGGATTATCCTGTTGATGCAAACGGGTTCTTTATCTATCAGAAAAGGAATTTCGTTACAGGCAAAAATGAACTCTGGCCGGTGCCGCAATCAGAAAGAGATATCAATAAAAACCTGACACAGAATCCAAATTATTAA
- a CDS encoding SusC/RagA family TonB-linked outer membrane protein: MLAKIANAAFIRVFLLTAILFSGSIKAFNQSPARRTLKGTVFSADNKPLSGASVVPKGSTTAGTITSDDGSFSINITEKETVLVITAVGYAVKEVPVTSETNYRVSMEATVSNLNEVIVVGYGTQKKVNLTGSVATVSSKDIENRPVTQASQAIAGLAPGIVVSQGSGQPGNNGADITIRGIGSFGAGGGPLVLVDGLATSINDVDPNNIASVTVLKDAASASIYGSRAANGVVLIETKRGKTGKLQTTYSGYAGWQKATNLPEFLPSWEYATLRNEANKNAGSSAAYSAADIEKFRNQSDPDNFPDVPHYKNLVTSGSGFQTSHNLSFMGGNEKNKYLFSVSYLKQEGIVTKNSYDRYNFMLNDDGKITDNLTLKVSLNGYTASQTSPRQYDGGMNSMINFALREGPVYAGRKSDGTYGYQDNYSPEAWLASNSFYSGSSKYFLGGGELAWQPFKGFTLSGKAGYNFWSGYSRDYAADFQFDANKYVGPNNLSVSSNQGTQVTLQSLATYTNTIRDHHFTVLAGVSEEKYNDWYMNGFRKDFPTALLYELNAGSATGMTNGGSASAWSMRSYFGRLNYSFKERYLFEANLRADGTSRFPAAGRWGYFPSFSAGWRISEESFIKHNVLWIDNLKLRASWGKLGNQNVGTYPYQNLVSLGQNYPFGGVLSSGAATTRLSNSEITWETTTTTNVGMDMTILKGKLGLTLDYFNKNTTGVLYTVATSSVLGLSTSPVNIGSVNNKGFEAALNYNESIGKFNFGVAPNFSYTRNRITSLANGLTENISSGLFVGQPIGVIYGFVADGLFVDQTDISKYPTQPYNAEPGFVRYKDISGPNGVPDGIVDATYDRKVIGNTVPKYTYGITLTASYKAFDFYMLAQGLGGYQKQIGSYAAFAFYNGGQIQRWQADNRWTTENPNANAEYPKLTSLNQGSGTIMTSTYWNRDASFLRVKSLQVGYTLPASITNKAKISRLRFYFSGQNLFSVNSFYKGWDPEMTMSTGDGSQFYPLTAVYTFGLNASF; encoded by the coding sequence ATGCTTGCCAAAATTGCAAATGCTGCTTTTATAAGAGTTTTCCTGCTTACTGCCATTCTTTTCAGCGGCAGTATAAAAGCATTCAACCAATCTCCTGCGAGGAGAACTTTAAAAGGAACGGTATTTAGTGCAGATAACAAGCCATTGAGCGGTGCTTCTGTTGTTCCCAAAGGAAGCACTACTGCAGGTACTATTACCAGTGACGACGGCAGTTTTTCCATTAATATAACGGAAAAGGAAACCGTACTGGTCATTACAGCCGTAGGGTATGCTGTCAAAGAAGTTCCTGTTACCAGCGAAACAAACTATAGAGTTTCAATGGAAGCCACCGTTAGCAATCTGAATGAAGTAATAGTGGTAGGATACGGCACACAGAAAAAAGTGAACCTTACGGGTTCTGTAGCCACCGTATCTTCCAAGGATATAGAGAACAGACCCGTTACGCAAGCGTCGCAGGCAATTGCCGGGCTGGCTCCCGGGATTGTGGTATCGCAAGGTTCCGGACAACCCGGCAACAATGGTGCAGATATTACCATACGAGGCATTGGTTCCTTTGGTGCAGGCGGCGGCCCTCTTGTACTTGTTGATGGCCTTGCTACTTCCATTAACGATGTAGATCCGAATAACATCGCCAGCGTTACCGTTCTGAAAGATGCAGCATCGGCCTCCATTTATGGCAGCAGAGCTGCAAACGGCGTTGTTTTAATTGAAACGAAGAGAGGCAAAACCGGGAAACTACAGACAACCTATTCCGGTTATGCGGGCTGGCAAAAAGCCACCAACCTACCCGAATTCCTGCCTTCCTGGGAGTATGCCACCCTAAGAAATGAAGCCAATAAAAACGCGGGAAGTTCCGCTGCTTACAGTGCGGCAGATATAGAAAAATTCAGGAATCAATCTGACCCCGATAACTTTCCAGATGTACCGCACTACAAGAATCTTGTTACATCCGGATCAGGATTTCAGACCAGCCATAACCTTAGTTTTATGGGTGGTAACGAAAAAAACAAATACCTGTTCTCTGTAAGTTATCTGAAACAGGAAGGTATCGTTACCAAAAACAGTTACGATCGCTATAATTTTATGCTGAATGATGATGGAAAGATCACAGACAATCTTACACTCAAAGTAAGTTTGAACGGCTATACCGCCTCCCAGACCTCTCCCAGGCAATATGACGGCGGCATGAACAGCATGATCAACTTTGCATTGCGTGAGGGTCCTGTTTATGCCGGCAGAAAGTCGGACGGCACCTATGGCTACCAGGACAACTACAGCCCTGAAGCCTGGCTGGCCAGTAATTCTTTTTATAGTGGCAGCAGTAAATACTTTCTGGGAGGTGGCGAGCTTGCCTGGCAGCCTTTCAAGGGTTTTACGTTAAGCGGTAAGGCAGGCTACAATTTCTGGAGCGGCTATAGCAGGGACTATGCTGCTGACTTCCAGTTCGACGCCAATAAATATGTAGGTCCTAACAATCTTTCCGTTTCCTCGAACCAGGGAACACAGGTAACGCTGCAATCGCTGGCAACCTATACCAATACAATAAGAGATCATCATTTTACCGTACTGGCAGGTGTATCTGAAGAAAAATACAATGACTGGTATATGAACGGCTTCCGGAAAGATTTTCCTACAGCGTTATTATATGAATTGAATGCCGGCTCTGCAACAGGCATGACCAATGGTGGTTCCGCTTCAGCCTGGTCGATGCGTTCATATTTCGGCAGATTGAACTATTCTTTTAAAGAAAGATATTTATTCGAAGCAAACCTGCGGGCAGACGGGACATCCCGTTTCCCTGCGGCAGGCAGATGGGGGTATTTCCCATCCTTTTCTGCAGGATGGCGTATTTCAGAAGAGTCATTTATCAAACACAACGTGCTTTGGATCGACAACCTGAAACTAAGAGCGTCATGGGGTAAACTGGGCAACCAGAACGTGGGCACCTATCCCTACCAGAATCTCGTAAGCCTGGGTCAAAATTATCCGTTCGGCGGCGTATTAAGTTCCGGTGCAGCCACAACAAGGCTCAGCAACTCGGAAATCACCTGGGAAACCACCACTACTACCAACGTGGGTATGGATATGACCATCCTGAAAGGCAAGCTTGGGCTTACGCTGGACTATTTCAACAAGAATACAACGGGTGTGCTTTATACCGTAGCTACATCATCCGTATTAGGTTTATCTACCTCACCTGTTAACATAGGTTCTGTAAACAACAAAGGATTTGAAGCTGCGCTTAACTATAACGAATCTATAGGCAAATTCAATTTTGGTGTAGCACCCAACTTCTCCTATACCAGGAACAGGATCACTTCACTGGCGAACGGACTTACAGAAAATATAAGCAGTGGGCTGTTTGTTGGCCAACCTATAGGCGTTATCTATGGCTTTGTTGCCGATGGCCTGTTTGTTGATCAGACAGATATTTCGAAATACCCCACGCAGCCTTATAATGCTGAACCCGGATTCGTACGTTATAAAGATATCAGTGGTCCTAATGGCGTTCCCGATGGTATAGTAGATGCCACTTATGACCGCAAGGTCATTGGGAACACTGTACCCAAGTACACCTATGGTATCACGCTCACGGCTTCTTACAAAGCATTTGATTTTTATATGCTGGCACAAGGGCTGGGTGGTTATCAGAAACAGATTGGATCCTATGCAGCTTTTGCCTTTTATAATGGCGGCCAGATTCAAAGGTGGCAGGCCGACAACCGCTGGACAACGGAAAATCCGAATGCCAATGCGGAGTATCCCAAGTTAACAAGCCTCAACCAGGGAAGCGGTACCATTATGACTTCTACTTACTGGAATCGAGATGCCAGTTTCCTGCGTGTGAAAAGCCTTCAGGTTGGCTATACATTACCTGCATCTATCACAAACAAAGCTAAAATATCGAGACTCAGGTTTTATTTCAGCGGACAAAACCTGTTCTCCGTGAATTCCTTCTACAAAGGATGGGATCCTGAGATGACGATGTCTACAGGTGACGGATCACAGTTCTACCCGTTAACGGCAGTTTATACATTCGGGCTTAATGCCTCTTTTTAG
- a CDS encoding helix-turn-helix domain-containing protein, giving the protein MGRRIVNHSFILLNVDYVRLGEAWNYKNVLSPYYRMYYIDEGAGSLSDQHHALQLEPGFMYLIPGFTLCNLQCPEYMRQYFIHFFEDALNGISLFHNRRTIIKVQASPHDAANYKRLLEINPFRKINRSDNPKVYEKNIYYQEYEDLNNKQEYGLFMETQGILLQLVSRFVVPEQLQHDDNGNIPSRVVDLLGYIQLNLGKQLTVSMLAKMVNLHPDHLSRLFLKLTGERPLTYIHTKRIERAQYLMVTTDLSLSQISEATGFDTLPHFIKVFKKVTSLTPGKYKEQHHNAYL; this is encoded by the coding sequence ATGGGCAGAAGAATTGTCAACCATTCTTTTATCTTATTGAACGTAGATTACGTGAGGCTGGGAGAGGCCTGGAATTATAAGAATGTATTGAGTCCGTATTACCGGATGTATTATATAGATGAAGGTGCCGGCTCTTTATCCGATCAGCATCATGCCCTTCAACTGGAGCCCGGTTTTATGTACCTGATCCCAGGTTTTACGCTTTGTAATCTCCAGTGCCCGGAATACATGAGGCAATATTTTATTCATTTTTTTGAGGATGCTTTAAATGGTATTTCCCTTTTTCATAACAGGCGTACCATTATCAAAGTACAGGCCTCTCCGCATGATGCGGCTAATTATAAGCGGCTGCTTGAAATTAATCCGTTTCGAAAGATTAACCGATCCGATAATCCTAAGGTCTATGAAAAGAATATCTATTATCAGGAATATGAAGACCTGAATAATAAGCAGGAATATGGATTGTTTATGGAAACGCAGGGAATACTGCTTCAGCTGGTATCCAGGTTTGTGGTTCCTGAACAACTGCAACATGACGATAACGGCAATATTCCGTCGCGTGTCGTTGATTTGCTGGGCTATATACAGCTGAATCTCGGTAAGCAGCTAACGGTGAGTATGCTGGCAAAAATGGTCAATCTTCATCCGGATCATTTATCAAGGCTTTTCCTGAAGTTAACAGGGGAAAGACCTTTGACTTATATCCATACCAAAAGAATTGAACGGGCGCAATACCTGATGGTAACTACAGATTTATCACTTTCCCAGATCAGTGAGGCCACAGGGTTCGATACACTCCCGCATTTCATTAAGGTCTTTAAAAAAGTAACCAGCCTCACTCCCGGAAAGTATAAAGAACAGCATCATAATGCCTACTTGTAA
- a CDS encoding glycoside hydrolase family 31 protein, with the protein MMRKKCLVLLLLVFQLQLSQAQSFTKDDGGIKATVNGTEISIRLYTPSLVRIIKSPAGKTVIKESLSVIKQPEKTAFTSKQKGDNVSLATGKIKVDLNLKTATITFTTASNLALLPEKAAGTFTSFNDAGNATYTVEQTFSLEKEEAIYGLGQQQSGKLSQRNVKLNMIQGNTDDYVPFFVSTKGYGLFWDNYSPTAFEDKPEGTSFKSDVGDCIDYYFMYGGNIDGTIACMRDLTGQVPMFPLWTYGFWQSKERYKTQDELVGVVKKYRELGVPLDGIIQDWQYWGNNYLWNAMDFLNPEFPNPRKMIGDIHDQHAHLAISIWNSFGPHTLQYREMEPKKMLLNFETWPQSGLEKWPPDMNYPSGVKPYDPYNPEARAIYWKYLKKGLFSLGIDAWWMDSSEPDHLSFKPSDLDEKTYLGSFRKVRNAFPLMTVGGVAQNQRQTSSDKRVYILTRSAFAGQQRYGSNTWSGDVNSSWQSLRNQIPAGLNFTLTGIPYWNSDIGGFFAGAYNRSWNDGSGARNPLFQELYTRWAQFGAFTPMMRSHGTDVPREIYQFGKKGEPVYDAIEKAIHLRYLLLPYIYSTAWTVTNQQSSFMRALAMDFNDKNVQDINNEYMFGKSILVAPIVKAQYTPETIVKTDAESGWNKKDSKDPSKNNIVDFTQTRTTEVYLPGGTSWYDFWTNQQIQGGETGLQNTTLDMIPLYVKAGSILPIGPDVQYATEKKWDELTFRIYKGADGTFTLYEDENDNYNYEKGAFTTISFNWDNTRKTLTIGDRNGSFNGMLNERKFRFVIAKPGVGMGMSNGQAEKEITYSGKKVVIKF; encoded by the coding sequence ATGATGAGAAAGAAATGTTTAGTGTTATTGCTACTGGTTTTTCAGTTACAGCTAAGCCAGGCACAGTCATTTACAAAAGACGATGGCGGTATTAAAGCCACTGTGAACGGGACAGAGATCAGCATCCGTTTATATACCCCTTCGCTGGTGCGGATAATAAAGTCGCCAGCAGGCAAAACAGTTATAAAAGAAAGTTTGTCAGTTATAAAACAACCTGAGAAAACAGCTTTTACGAGCAAACAAAAAGGCGATAATGTTTCACTGGCAACCGGGAAAATAAAAGTTGATTTGAATCTCAAAACAGCAACAATCACTTTTACTACAGCATCGAACCTGGCGCTGCTTCCTGAAAAAGCAGCCGGCACTTTTACCAGCTTTAATGATGCCGGAAATGCAACTTATACAGTTGAGCAAACATTCTCACTTGAAAAAGAAGAAGCCATTTATGGCCTCGGCCAGCAGCAAAGCGGGAAGCTGTCGCAACGTAATGTAAAGCTGAATATGATACAGGGTAATACAGACGACTATGTACCCTTTTTCGTTTCAACAAAAGGTTATGGCCTGTTCTGGGACAACTACTCTCCTACTGCCTTTGAAGATAAACCCGAAGGAACATCCTTTAAATCGGATGTAGGAGATTGTATTGATTATTACTTTATGTACGGCGGTAATATTGACGGAACGATAGCCTGTATGCGCGACCTTACAGGCCAGGTACCCATGTTTCCATTATGGACATATGGTTTCTGGCAGAGTAAGGAGCGCTATAAAACACAGGATGAACTGGTGGGAGTGGTAAAAAAGTACCGCGAGCTGGGAGTGCCGCTGGATGGGATTATTCAAGACTGGCAATACTGGGGTAATAACTATTTATGGAATGCGATGGATTTCCTGAATCCAGAGTTTCCTAATCCGCGGAAGATGATTGGGGATATACATGATCAGCATGCACACCTCGCTATTTCCATCTGGAATTCCTTTGGGCCGCATACCTTGCAATACCGGGAGATGGAACCTAAGAAAATGCTACTGAACTTCGAAACATGGCCACAATCGGGCCTTGAAAAATGGCCACCGGATATGAATTATCCATCGGGAGTAAAACCTTATGATCCTTATAATCCTGAAGCACGGGCCATTTACTGGAAGTACCTGAAAAAAGGACTGTTCTCATTGGGTATTGATGCCTGGTGGATGGATTCATCGGAGCCGGATCATTTATCATTCAAGCCTTCAGATTTAGACGAGAAGACCTATCTCGGTTCTTTCCGGAAAGTACGTAATGCCTTCCCGTTGATGACAGTGGGTGGTGTAGCACAAAATCAAAGGCAAACCAGTTCGGACAAAAGAGTATATATCCTGACAAGATCTGCGTTTGCAGGCCAGCAACGTTATGGTTCCAATACCTGGTCTGGTGATGTCAATTCTTCCTGGCAATCGCTGCGTAACCAAATCCCTGCCGGTTTGAACTTTACCCTTACCGGTATCCCTTACTGGAACAGCGATATCGGAGGTTTCTTTGCGGGTGCCTATAACAGAAGCTGGAATGATGGCTCCGGCGCGCGGAACCCTCTTTTCCAGGAGTTGTATACCCGTTGGGCGCAATTTGGGGCATTCACACCTATGATGCGTTCGCATGGGACTGATGTGCCCAGGGAGATCTATCAATTTGGTAAGAAAGGAGAGCCGGTTTATGACGCTATAGAAAAAGCAATCCATCTCCGCTACCTTCTGCTGCCTTATATCTACTCTACTGCCTGGACAGTTACCAATCAGCAATCCAGCTTTATGCGCGCACTGGCAATGGATTTCAATGATAAGAATGTACAGGATATCAACAACGAATACATGTTCGGCAAGTCTATTCTTGTAGCACCTATTGTAAAGGCGCAGTATACGCCGGAAACGATAGTAAAGACAGATGCAGAATCGGGATGGAATAAAAAGGATTCAAAAGATCCTTCCAAAAACAATATTGTGGATTTCACCCAAACGAGAACAACAGAAGTATATTTACCCGGCGGCACGTCGTGGTATGATTTCTGGACCAATCAGCAAATTCAGGGAGGAGAAACCGGTCTTCAGAATACGACCCTGGATATGATTCCACTGTATGTAAAAGCAGGCAGCATCCTTCCCATTGGTCCGGACGTACAATACGCTACTGAAAAGAAATGGGACGAGCTCACTTTTCGGATTTACAAAGGCGCCGATGGTACATTTACACTTTACGAGGATGAAAACGACAATTATAATTACGAAAAGGGGGCTTTTACTACTATCAGCTTCAATTGGGACAACACCCGTAAAACACTTACCATCGGAGACCGGAATGGTAGTTTTAACGGTATGCTGAATGAAAGGAAATTCCGCTTCGTGATTGCCAAACCTGGCGTTGGTATGGGCATGAGCAATGGTCAGGCGGAAAAGGAAATTACTTATAGCGGCAAAAAAGTAGTTATCAAATTTTAA